A DNA window from Blastocatellia bacterium contains the following coding sequences:
- the glgP gene encoding alpha-glucan family phosphorylase, producing the protein MSDVLRRFELPERIGRLAELAYNYWWSWHPSARELFRLIDHPLWRQVAHNPVQFLRLVDPAKLAAAAHSTTFCRLYDAVIKTFDDELKTRDTWCARTLPELSERPVAYLSFEFGLHNSLPVYAGGLGILAGDHCKEASDLGIPLVGVGFMYPQGYFRQRISADGWQESLYTHLDFADAPVRYARMPSGEHCVVKVPLRERDVRIAVWRVDVGRVQLYLMDANVEGNDPWDRELTARLYGGDHEHRIEQEMILGIGGVRVLRALGIHPAVWHANEGHAAFMMLERIREQVERGLTFEQAAKEVRQTTIFTTHTPVPAGNDSFPLHLISKHFRHYWGSLGLTEEKFLALAAHRETWGTGFNMTVLALRLAGRANGVSRLHGEVSRQMWHTLWPDRPIQQVPIDSVTNGVHVPTWIAPEMNLLFNKFLGPDWIKRHDDPDMWELVMEIPDEQLWAVHQQLKRKLLSFIRDRVRHKWRQGLLNAEQVIAAGALLDTNVLTIGFARRFATYKRAHLIFWDLARLQELLLSAARPVQIVFAGKAHPADHGGQRLIHLVYSAAKDYRFAGRVAFVEDYDMHLARYLVHGVDVWLNNPRRPQEASGTSGQKAALNGVPHLSILDGWWAEGYTGNNGWAIGDHHELPNEALQDERDVESLYRLLEQEVVPLYYERDRDSLPRGWIQVMKQAIRTCAPRFSARRMVKEYAERFYAPAARAAASLKAT; encoded by the coding sequence ATGAGCGACGTGCTGAGGCGGTTTGAGCTGCCCGAACGAATCGGACGGCTGGCTGAATTGGCATATAACTATTGGTGGAGTTGGCATCCGTCGGCCCGCGAGCTCTTTCGTTTGATTGACCATCCGCTCTGGCGACAGGTGGCGCACAATCCCGTGCAGTTCCTGCGCCTGGTTGATCCGGCGAAATTGGCGGCAGCCGCGCACAGTACGACGTTCTGCCGGTTGTATGACGCCGTCATCAAGACGTTTGACGACGAGCTGAAGACGCGCGATACATGGTGCGCGCGAACGCTGCCGGAGTTAAGCGAGCGTCCTGTAGCCTATCTTTCGTTTGAATTCGGCCTGCACAATTCCTTGCCTGTTTATGCCGGTGGGTTGGGCATTCTGGCTGGCGATCATTGCAAAGAAGCCAGTGACCTGGGCATTCCGCTCGTCGGCGTCGGCTTCATGTATCCGCAAGGCTACTTTCGCCAACGCATTTCAGCCGATGGATGGCAGGAATCGCTCTACACACATTTAGATTTTGCCGATGCGCCGGTTCGCTATGCGCGGATGCCCAGCGGCGAGCATTGCGTTGTCAAAGTGCCGTTGCGGGAGCGCGACGTGCGCATTGCGGTGTGGCGCGTGGACGTCGGACGTGTGCAGTTGTACCTGATGGACGCCAATGTGGAAGGGAATGATCCGTGGGATCGTGAACTGACAGCTCGGTTATATGGCGGCGATCATGAGCATCGCATTGAACAAGAGATGATTTTGGGAATCGGCGGCGTCCGTGTGTTGCGGGCGCTCGGCATCCATCCGGCTGTGTGGCATGCCAATGAAGGCCATGCCGCGTTTATGATGTTGGAGCGGATTCGTGAACAGGTGGAGCGGGGCTTGACGTTTGAACAAGCCGCCAAAGAGGTTCGCCAGACCACGATCTTCACAACACATACGCCTGTGCCCGCAGGCAATGATTCATTTCCGCTCCACCTGATCAGCAAGCACTTTCGTCATTATTGGGGATCGTTAGGGTTGACGGAAGAGAAATTTTTGGCGCTGGCCGCCCATCGGGAGACGTGGGGCACAGGATTTAACATGACGGTCTTAGCCCTGCGACTGGCCGGTCGAGCCAACGGCGTCAGCCGGCTGCACGGTGAGGTGTCGCGTCAGATGTGGCACACATTGTGGCCCGACCGTCCCATCCAACAAGTGCCGATTGACTCGGTCACCAATGGCGTCCACGTGCCGACGTGGATTGCGCCAGAGATGAATCTATTGTTCAACAAGTTTCTTGGGCCTGATTGGATCAAGCGACATGACGATCCCGACATGTGGGAGCTCGTCATGGAAATTCCTGATGAACAGCTCTGGGCTGTTCATCAACAATTGAAGCGAAAACTATTGAGTTTTATCCGTGATCGCGTGCGGCACAAGTGGCGACAAGGATTACTCAATGCGGAGCAGGTGATCGCGGCTGGAGCGTTATTGGACACCAACGTGTTGACGATTGGATTTGCCCGCCGGTTTGCCACCTACAAACGGGCTCACCTGATCTTTTGGGACCTCGCACGATTGCAAGAGTTGTTATTGTCTGCGGCGCGACCGGTTCAGATTGTATTTGCTGGCAAGGCGCATCCGGCTGATCATGGGGGTCAGCGCCTGATTCACTTAGTTTATTCGGCTGCCAAAGACTATCGGTTTGCCGGTCGTGTGGCGTTTGTCGAAGATTATGACATGCACCTGGCTCGTTATCTTGTCCACGGCGTTGATGTGTGGTTGAATAACCCGCGTCGGCCACAGGAAGCCAGCGGCACCAGCGGACAAAAGGCCGCACTCAACGGTGTTCCTCACTTAAGTATTTTGGATGGCTGGTGGGCCGAAGGCTATACAGGCAACAATGGGTGGGCGATTGGCGATCATCACGAGCTGCCGAACGAGGCGCTTCAGGACGAAAGAGATGTTGAATCACTCTATCGCCTGCTGGAGCAGGAGGTCGTTCCACTCTACTATGAACGCGACCGGGATTCTCTACCGCGCGGCTGGATACAGGTGATGAAACAGGCGATCCGCACGTGCGCGCCGAGATTCTCCGCTCGTCGCATGGTGAAGGAATATGCCGAACGATTTTATGCGCCAGCGGCCCGCGCAGCAGCATCGTTGAAAGCTACGTGA
- a CDS encoding cation:proton antiporter produces the protein MTIPLLNDILIIFAISIVVLFVCHRLHLSPIVGFLLTGLLAGPHGLGLIQAVHDVEVLAEVGMVFLLFSVGIEFSIKYLMQIKRAALLGGSIQVILTVVATALIARQFGQPVGQSIFIGFLVALSSTVITLKLLQERAEMDTPQGRTGLAMLIFQDVITVPMILFTPLLAGDVQEIGQPLLLLLVKGVGVIGMVVLAAKWLMPWLLYQIAQTRSREVFLLGIILICLAVAWLTSKIGLSLALGAFFAGLIISESAYGNQALSSVLPFRDVFVSFFFVSVGMLLDIQFVVQHPGLILATAVSVFVLKASLASLATALLGFPLRTALLTGLMLAQIGEFSFVLAKIGIGYRLLEATSYQLFLAVSVLTMAVSPLVMAMAPRLVTAVLRWPWPERLRSGLFPALPQGADAMTKVNYDHLIIVGFGLNGRNVARAADASGIPYLIIEINPETVRKEQAKGQPIFYGDAVQQAVLEHAGIRTARVLVVAISDPAATRRIIELARSLNPNLYIIARTRFLQEMKPLLELGASEVIPEEFETSIEIFTRVLAKYLVPKDDIERFIAEVRADGYQMLRRPMLETASINDVRPYLTDVQISTLRLDERSAMVGQTLGQLALRKKYGVTVVAIRRQGVILANPDAEARLEANDQLIVLGNPENIATVTALTQPPDHVSQPT, from the coding sequence ATGACGATACCACTGTTGAATGACATTCTCATCATCTTTGCCATATCCATTGTCGTGCTGTTTGTGTGTCACCGGCTGCACCTGTCGCCGATTGTCGGTTTTCTCTTGACGGGATTGTTGGCCGGCCCACACGGCCTCGGCTTGATTCAAGCTGTTCACGATGTCGAGGTGCTGGCAGAAGTGGGCATGGTCTTTCTGTTGTTCAGTGTCGGCATCGAATTTTCGATCAAGTACCTGATGCAGATTAAGCGGGCGGCGCTGCTCGGCGGCAGCATACAGGTGATCCTGACCGTTGTGGCGACCGCTTTGATTGCTCGCCAGTTCGGTCAACCGGTGGGGCAGTCCATCTTCATCGGTTTTCTGGTGGCGCTCAGTAGCACGGTGATCACCTTGAAACTTTTGCAGGAACGCGCTGAGATGGACACGCCACAGGGGCGGACCGGTCTGGCCATGCTGATTTTTCAGGACGTCATCACCGTGCCGATGATCCTGTTCACGCCGCTGCTGGCCGGCGACGTGCAAGAGATTGGCCAACCTTTGCTACTCCTGCTCGTCAAAGGAGTCGGCGTCATTGGCATGGTCGTGTTGGCCGCTAAATGGCTGATGCCCTGGTTGCTCTATCAGATTGCGCAAACGCGCAGTCGTGAGGTTTTTCTGCTAGGCATCATTCTGATCTGTTTAGCGGTCGCCTGGCTGACATCAAAGATTGGCCTCTCGCTGGCGCTCGGCGCGTTTTTTGCCGGGCTGATCATCTCCGAATCTGCTTATGGCAACCAGGCGCTCAGCAGTGTGCTGCCGTTCCGTGACGTGTTCGTTAGTTTCTTCTTTGTCTCGGTCGGCATGCTGCTTGATATCCAATTTGTCGTGCAGCACCCCGGTCTGATTTTGGCGACGGCTGTCAGCGTCTTTGTTTTGAAAGCGAGCCTGGCCAGCTTGGCAACAGCCTTGCTGGGATTCCCGCTGCGCACGGCGCTATTGACAGGTTTGATGTTGGCGCAGATTGGCGAGTTCTCGTTTGTGCTGGCCAAAATTGGCATCGGTTATCGTCTCTTGGAAGCAACTTCCTATCAACTCTTCCTCGCCGTTTCGGTGCTGACGATGGCTGTCTCGCCGCTGGTCATGGCCATGGCGCCTCGCTTGGTCACAGCAGTGTTACGATGGCCGTGGCCGGAACGGCTCAGATCGGGGCTATTCCCTGCGCTCCCGCAAGGCGCCGACGCGATGACAAAAGTCAACTACGATCACTTGATTATCGTTGGATTCGGGCTCAACGGCAGAAACGTGGCGCGTGCAGCCGATGCCTCCGGTATTCCGTACCTCATCATTGAGATCAATCCCGAGACCGTTCGCAAAGAACAGGCTAAAGGACAACCGATCTTCTATGGCGATGCTGTGCAGCAGGCTGTCCTAGAACATGCCGGCATTAGGACAGCGCGGGTCTTGGTCGTGGCCATTTCTGATCCTGCGGCGACGCGCCGGATCATTGAACTGGCGCGGAGCCTCAATCCGAACCTCTACATCATTGCGCGAACTCGCTTCCTTCAAGAGATGAAACCGCTGCTGGAACTGGGAGCCAGCGAAGTCATCCCGGAAGAATTTGAAACCTCGATAGAAATTTTCACCCGCGTGTTAGCAAAATACTTGGTCCCCAAAGATGACATTGAGCGATTTATCGCTGAGGTGCGCGCCGATGGCTACCAGATGCTGCGCCGTCCAATGCTGGAGACAGCTTCGATCAACGATGTGAGGCCGTACCTGACCGATGTGCAAATCAGCACGCTGCGGCTGGATGAACGCTCGGCGATGGTCGGCCAGACGCTGGGCCAACTAGCCCTGAGAAAGAAATACGGCGTGACCGTCGTCGCGATTCGTCGTCAGGGGGTCATCCTCGCAAATCCTGATGCTGAGGCGCGGCTGGAGGCCAACGATCAGTTGATCGTCTTGGGCAACCCGGAAAATATCGCCACCGTCACCGCCCTGACGCAACCGCCAGACCATGTGAGCCAACCGACATGA
- a CDS encoding DedA family protein has translation MEWIWQFVDFFIHLDRYLSEIIRAYGTWTYLILFLIIFCETGLVVTPLLPGDSLLFAVGAFAAMGALDVWWAFVLLSIAAIAGDTVNYWIGYHMGPRVFHEEHRFFRKEYLDRTHRFYERHGGKTIIIARFVPIIRTFAPFVAGIGRMTYSRFVVYNVVGGLLWIAIFVFGGYYFGNIPIVKRNFTLVIIAIIIISVMPAVIEYWRQRRQAWSTDAVESIEG, from the coding sequence ATGGAATGGATTTGGCAGTTCGTTGATTTCTTTATTCACCTGGATAGGTATTTGAGTGAGATCATTCGGGCGTATGGGACATGGACCTACCTGATTTTGTTTCTCATCATTTTTTGTGAAACCGGTTTGGTGGTGACGCCTTTGTTGCCGGGCGATTCGTTGTTGTTTGCTGTCGGCGCATTTGCTGCCATGGGCGCGTTGGATGTCTGGTGGGCGTTTGTGCTGTTGAGCATCGCGGCGATTGCTGGAGACACGGTCAATTATTGGATTGGTTACCACATGGGGCCGCGCGTCTTTCACGAGGAGCATCGTTTCTTTCGCAAAGAGTATTTGGATCGCACGCACCGATTTTATGAGCGTCACGGGGGCAAAACGATCATCATTGCTCGCTTCGTCCCGATCATTCGCACATTTGCTCCGTTTGTGGCGGGCATTGGGCGCATGACGTATAGTCGTTTTGTCGTCTACAACGTGGTGGGTGGTCTGCTCTGGATCGCCATCTTTGTCTTTGGTGGTTACTATTTCGGCAACATTCCGATTGTCAAGCGTAACTTCACGCTGGTCATTATCGCCATCATCATTATCTCTGTGATGCCGGCTGTCATCGAGTATTGGCGTCAGCGACGTCAGGCGTGGTCAACTGATGCAGTCGAATCCATCGAGGGTTGA
- a CDS encoding amino acid permease produces the protein MMPSQTPERSQLLRQLSLLDSIMINAGVMIGSAIFLVPATIAQQVETPWLMLAVWLVAGLLSLCGALAFAELSAMMPASGGAVVYLSEAYHPFWGYLYGWTVFAVIQTASIAAVAVALATYVGYFIALTPWMIKLISILIILFLSWLNGLGVKQGAHMQNVSTLLKVGLLLIIIVACLIGPREGVADFSTWWPATPQTTLLSQFGLAIMAALWAYDGWISITYVGGEVRQPDRFLPRSITFSVLIVIVLYALVNLAYSISLPMASMAQSERVAATAVQQAVGPWGGALVALAVIVSCWAAVNGMILSGGRVYYAMAVEGLFFKRLASLHPTRHTPVASLYVQGLWASLIALTGTYDQLFTYVIFDSWFFYAMGGAAVLILRHKQPDRARAYRTWGYPYVPILFVGLSLVLLINTLVSDPRDASIGIGIALLGVPGYIAWSKKPVMSEPPLQRQ, from the coding sequence ATGATGCCTTCACAAACACCCGAACGGAGCCAGTTGCTCCGTCAATTGAGCTTGCTTGATTCGATCATGATCAACGCCGGCGTGATGATCGGCTCAGCCATTTTTCTCGTTCCCGCTACCATTGCTCAGCAGGTTGAAACCCCTTGGCTAATGCTCGCGGTGTGGCTGGTTGCCGGCCTGCTGTCGCTATGCGGCGCATTGGCGTTTGCCGAGCTGAGCGCCATGATGCCTGCTTCGGGCGGCGCCGTCGTCTATTTGAGCGAGGCGTATCATCCATTCTGGGGCTACCTGTATGGTTGGACCGTATTCGCGGTCATCCAGACCGCCTCGATTGCCGCCGTGGCCGTGGCATTGGCGACGTATGTCGGTTATTTCATCGCGCTGACCCCATGGATGATCAAACTCATTTCGATTCTGATCATCTTGTTTCTCTCGTGGCTCAACGGGCTGGGTGTGAAGCAAGGCGCACACATGCAGAATGTCTCCACGTTGTTGAAAGTCGGGTTGCTGCTGATCATCATCGTCGCCTGTTTGATCGGCCCGCGCGAAGGTGTAGCCGATTTTTCCACGTGGTGGCCAGCTACGCCTCAGACCACTCTGTTGAGTCAATTCGGACTGGCCATCATGGCAGCATTGTGGGCATACGACGGTTGGATCAGTATCACCTATGTGGGCGGAGAGGTCAGGCAGCCTGACCGATTCTTGCCGCGTTCGATCACGTTTTCAGTTCTCATTGTGATCGTGTTGTATGCGTTGGTCAATCTCGCTTATAGCATTTCGCTGCCGATGGCTTCGATGGCCCAATCAGAACGAGTCGCCGCGACAGCCGTCCAGCAGGCTGTGGGACCGTGGGGCGGCGCATTGGTCGCATTGGCAGTGATCGTCTCGTGCTGGGCGGCGGTCAACGGTATGATCCTGTCAGGTGGGCGGGTGTATTACGCGATGGCTGTCGAAGGCCTCTTCTTCAAGCGACTGGCCTCACTGCATCCAACTCGCCACACGCCGGTTGCTTCACTCTATGTGCAAGGTCTCTGGGCCAGCCTCATCGCGTTGACAGGAACCTATGATCAGCTCTTCACCTATGTCATCTTCGATTCCTGGTTCTTTTATGCGATGGGTGGCGCGGCGGTGTTGATACTGAGGCACAAGCAGCCTGATCGCGCGCGAGCGTATCGCACATGGGGATACCCTTATGTGCCGATTCTATTCGTCGGCCTATCGCTGGTGTTATTGATCAACACACTTGTGTCGGACCCGCGCGATGCATCTATCGGCATAGGGATTGCCTTGCTGGGTGTGCCGGGATATATTGCTTGGTCTAAGAAACCTGTTATGTCGGAGCCGCCGTTGCAGCGTCAATGA
- a CDS encoding inositol-3-phosphate synthase yields the protein MIEKGVKIEPPNGKLGVLLVGLGAVSTTFIAGVEAIRRGLALPIGSLTQLGTIRLGKRTEGRVPLIKDFVPLASMDDLVFGAWDIFQDNAYEAALKAGVLERNLLDQVKEPLQQIEPMKAVFDQRYVKKLSGSNVKTGTSKFDLAQQLIEDIQQFKQRHGCARLVMIWCASTEIFLTADATHQSVESFEQALKENSPSIAPSMIYAYAALRLGIPFANGAPNLTVDIPAMWALAAETNAPIAGKDFKTGQTWMKTIIAPGIKARLLGLNGWYSTNILGNRDGEVLDDPESFKTKEESKLSVLEYILQPQLYPQLYHDFTHVVRINYYPPRGDNKEGWDNIDIVGWLGYPMQIKINFLCRDSILAAPIVLDLVLFLDLAQRCGMKGIQEWLSFYFKSPMTAPGLYPEHDLFIQLMKLKNTLRHLRGEELITHLGLEYYD from the coding sequence ATGATTGAAAAAGGTGTGAAGATTGAGCCACCCAATGGCAAGCTGGGTGTGCTGTTGGTGGGGCTTGGGGCCGTGAGCACGACGTTCATTGCCGGCGTGGAAGCAATACGCCGTGGCTTGGCTCTGCCCATTGGCAGCCTAACGCAGCTCGGGACCATCCGGCTGGGCAAGCGGACCGAAGGGCGAGTGCCATTGATCAAAGACTTTGTCCCATTAGCTTCAATGGATGATCTGGTGTTTGGCGCGTGGGACATTTTTCAGGACAATGCCTATGAGGCTGCCCTCAAAGCCGGCGTTCTGGAAAGGAATTTGCTCGATCAAGTCAAGGAGCCGTTGCAACAAATCGAGCCGATGAAGGCCGTCTTCGATCAACGCTACGTCAAGAAATTGTCTGGCAGCAATGTCAAGACGGGCACAAGCAAATTCGACTTGGCGCAACAACTGATAGAGGACATCCAGCAGTTCAAGCAGCGCCACGGCTGTGCACGGCTGGTAATGATTTGGTGCGCATCAACTGAAATTTTTCTGACTGCCGATGCCACGCATCAGTCCGTTGAGTCATTCGAGCAAGCTCTGAAAGAGAATTCACCCTCGATTGCCCCTTCGATGATTTATGCCTACGCGGCGCTACGGCTCGGCATTCCGTTTGCCAACGGAGCGCCGAACTTAACAGTAGATATTCCGGCAATGTGGGCGCTGGCTGCTGAAACCAACGCCCCGATTGCCGGCAAAGATTTCAAAACTGGCCAGACGTGGATGAAGACAATTATCGCGCCTGGCATCAAAGCGCGGCTGCTCGGCTTGAACGGATGGTACTCAACCAACATCCTCGGCAACCGCGATGGCGAAGTGCTGGACGACCCGGAGAGTTTTAAGACAAAGGAAGAATCAAAATTGTCGGTCCTCGAATATATTCTCCAACCGCAACTCTACCCACAGTTGTACCATGACTTCACACACGTCGTGCGCATCAACTATTACCCCCCTCGGGGTGATAACAAAGAAGGATGGGATAACATTGACATCGTCGGCTGGCTTGGCTATCCGATGCAGATCAAAATCAATTTCCTTTGCCGTGATTCAATCTTGGCTGCGCCAATTGTGCTCGACCTTGTGTTGTTCCTCGACCTTGCCCAACGCTGCGGAATGAAGGGCATTCAGGAGTGGCTGAGTTTCTACTTCAAGAGTCCGATGACCGCGCCGGGATTGTATCCTGAACATGATTTGTTCATCCAACTGATGAAACTCAAAAATACGCTCCGACATCTGCGTGGTGAAGAGCTGATCACGCATCTTGGGTTAGAGTACTACGACTGA